Proteins encoded together in one Nocardioides marinisabuli window:
- the cbiQ gene encoding cobalt ECF transporter T component CbiQ, which yields MGAGHGHRLHYHAHSPLHRAPAHLKLLALLGFMLVVVATPDDWFAAFGAYLLVLVGVVAVSQVPPTYLLKRMVVEVPFVVFALVLPFVAYGEQVEVLGVSLSRPGLLAAFGILATATLGVLASLTLAATTEPQALLVGLQRLRVPSLLVQIMAFMVRYLDVVTGEMRRMRVARESRGFTARDPRQWPVIARSTGALFIRSYERGERVHLAMLSRGYTGTMPEQGVHR from the coding sequence GTGGGCGCCGGGCACGGGCACCGCCTGCACTACCACGCCCACTCGCCGCTGCACCGGGCCCCGGCGCACCTCAAGCTGCTGGCCCTGCTGGGCTTCATGCTGGTCGTCGTGGCCACCCCCGACGACTGGTTCGCCGCCTTCGGCGCCTACCTGCTGGTGCTGGTCGGGGTGGTCGCGGTCTCCCAGGTGCCCCCGACGTACCTGCTCAAGCGGATGGTCGTCGAGGTGCCGTTCGTGGTCTTCGCGCTGGTGCTGCCCTTCGTCGCGTACGGCGAGCAGGTCGAGGTGCTGGGCGTCTCGCTGAGCAGGCCGGGGCTGCTGGCCGCCTTCGGCATCCTGGCCACCGCCACCCTGGGCGTGCTGGCGTCGCTGACCCTGGCGGCGACCACCGAGCCGCAGGCGCTGCTGGTGGGCCTGCAGCGGCTGCGGGTGCCGAGCCTGCTGGTGCAGATCATGGCGTTCATGGTGCGCTACCTCGACGTGGTCACCGGCGAGATGCGGCGGATGCGGGTGGCGCGCGAGTCGCGCGGCTTCACCGCCCGCGACCCGCGGCAGTGGCCGGTCATCGCGCGTTCCACCGGCGCCCTGTTCATCCGCTCCTACGAGCGCGGCGAGCGCGTGCACCTGGCGATGCTCTCGCGGGGCTACACCGGCACCATGCCCGAGCAGGGGGTCCACCGATGA